Within Desulfobulbaceae bacterium, the genomic segment TCTACTAATCTTGCTATTTTGTTGACCCGACCACTGCGCCATGCCCAAACCTGGGGGCTTATGTAATAAAAGACGGGGATGCCGATTTTTTTGGCCTGTTTTGCCAGCATCAAGTTGAAATCTGGGAAATCAATTAAGATAAGGAGCGCTGGTTGATCTTTTTGCAGTCGGTTAACAATGAGTTTAAAAGCCCTTCTGATATCGCGTAGATGAAAAACAACTTCTATAAGACCAACTACCGAAATTTCACGGGACTCGACAATAATTTCCACACCAGCCTGACGAAGAGCCTCGTCCCCTACTCCACAGAAGTAGAGGTCCGAGTTGATACTTTTCATGGCTTTGACTAAATTAGCCCCATGCATGTCCCCAGACGCTTCACCAGCGATGACCATAATTTTTTTCATGAGAATGAGTCCTGGGCACTGGAATTACGGATAACAAAAAGATTGCACTGAGAAACGTACAATTAAGAAATTCACAACAACATACTTGATTGGGAGTCATCAAACGACAGTGTAAATACTAGTTATCTATCTCCAGTAACTCCTTATGCTCAATAATGTAATTTTTCATCTGATCAATAATCTGATGGGCGATTTTCAAGGCCTTTCGACCTTCACGACCTCCAATTTTGGGAGCCGTGCGATGCTGAATGTTTAAAATAAAGGCCTTTAGTTCGGTTTCCAACGCATCTGTTTCTGCAAAACAAAAATGATTGAACTCTTCTTTTGGGTGTCCGTTCTCGTTAAGTTCGTCAAGGTGTTTAATGGTATAAATCTCTTTTTTACCATAATCAACCGAGATAAATGACCGAGGCTGAAAGATACGAATTTTTCGGATATTGGTTTTAGAGATGCGGCTGACCGTAATATTAGCAGTGCATCCATTTTCAAAAATCATGCGGACATTGGCTATGTCTGAACTATTGGTTATTACCGGTACGCCGACAGCATGGATTGTCTTGATGGGTGAAGGGACAATACTGGTAATAATATCAATATCATGAATCATTAAATCAAGTACAACATCGACATCAGCTCCGCGCGGATTAAATGAGTGAATTCTCTGGGACTCGATAAAAATAGGCGACGTAATATACTGCTCCATTGCAAGAACTGCCGGGTTGAACTGTTCAATGTGACCCACCTGCAAAACTCTTTTGCAAAGTTCAGCCTTTGATATGAGTGCATCCGCCTCATCAATTGTAACCGTTATCGGTTTTTCGATAAGAACGTCAACACCATAATCAAGACAGGCGTTAGCAACCTCAAAATGTTTTTTTGTCGGCACAACAATGCTGACCGCATCAACAAGAGGCAGCAACTCTTTGAAATCGCCAAAGGATCGGGTGTTAAGCTGATGGGCAATCTCTTTAGCTCGGCTTATGTCAATATCAGCAACTCCTACCAGATCTACATTTTCCATCGCAGCATATTTACGAGCGTGGTGCAGGCCAAGATAGCCAACACCGATCACACCAATTCTACTTTTGATCATATAACTCCTTGTTCAGCTCTACTACTTAGCCTGAGTTAATTTGGCCTGAGCCATGTTATAACGCTTTTTTAATGAATATTCGTGTTCCTTCGGAACCGGCCCGACCTGACTCCACTCCTCAAGAATACTGGCAAGTTCATCTTTTTTGTGACGTGACTTGTCTTTACCTTCACCACCCATAATGAAATTTTGTTCAAAGGCCAATTTAAGCTGATCGGCCAAGGTCAGTGAGCTTTTGTTTTTTCCGGTGGTCTTCAACTCCGGCACACTGATGCCTGCTAAAATTTCAAGCCGAACACAAAGTGCTTCTTTCTGCTTAAGATTGTCGCGACGAATACGATCCATTTCATTAAATATTTCACGCCGCTGTTTAAAAAAATCGTTACAGGTCTGATTAAATCGTTTATCGAGTAAAAAATCATTCCCCTTTGAGGCTGGTCCTGTTTGACGCCAGTCTTCCTGTAGCTTTATGATTTCCTTAACTGAATCCTTACTCCCTTCGTTCACTGCCTGTTCAAGTTGACTTAAAATTGACAGTTTCCGTTCTTCGTTAGCGGAACGTTGTTTGTCGATTTCAGCATTGTACTGGTCACGTTTGCTAAAGAAAACATCACAAATACCTCGAAACCGTTGCCAGACCTCATCTTGTCGTTCATCTGGAACTGGGCCAATTTTTTTCCATTGACTTTGAAGGTCAACAATCTGCTTAGCAAGCTCCTGGGTCTTTTTTTCATCAGAAAAGTCAGGAAGATCGGAACAAAGTGCCTCAGCAGCGAGGCAGAGGTTTTCTTTTTTCTCTAAATTGCCTGGTTTCAGTGTATCAAGCCAGGTATAAAAACTGTCACTTGCCGCACGAAAACGCTGCCAGATGGCATCTTCATTATCCTTCGGTGCACGACCAATGGTTTTCCACTGTTTTTGTAACTCTTGAAGTTTATTTCTTTTAGAAATGTCGGGGCTGGCAACAAGCTTTTCGATCTTTTCACACA encodes:
- a CDS encoding Gfo/Idh/MocA family oxidoreductase; the protein is MIKSRIGVIGVGYLGLHHARKYAAMENVDLVGVADIDISRAKEIAHQLNTRSFGDFKELLPLVDAVSIVVPTKKHFEVANACLDYGVDVLIEKPITVTIDEADALISKAELCKRVLQVGHIEQFNPAVLAMEQYITSPIFIESQRIHSFNPRGADVDVVLDLMIHDIDIITSIVPSPIKTIHAVGVPVITNSSDIANVRMIFENGCTANITVSRISKTNIRKIRIFQPRSFISVDYGKKEIYTIKHLDELNENGHPKEEFNHFCFAETDALETELKAFILNIQHRTAPKIGGREGRKALKIAHQIIDQMKNYIIEHKELLEIDN